From the Paramormyrops kingsleyae isolate MSU_618 chromosome 7, PKINGS_0.4, whole genome shotgun sequence genome, one window contains:
- the purg gene encoding purine-rich element-binding protein gamma yields the protein MADSNSRGMERNRGRMAPDSAPRGVYPQPYLHPGVQGIEIQELASKRVDIQKKRFYLDVKQSARGRFLKIAEVWIGRGRHDNIRKSKLTLSMSMAPDLRYCLGDFIDYYAHIGLRSTQMARPEEQSNGQSGRPHDARRRQPEHHPHGAPLSPTGSGASEEHAHRVLKSEFIERDNRKYYLDLKENQRGRFLRIRQTVSRGHGTMGYYGQGIEQTIVLPAQGLIEFRDALSQLIEDYGDEDADERGRPTRNHDESPELPEAVSFRVDNKRFYFDVGSNRYGVFLKISEVRQPYRNTITVPLKAWARFGDNFIRYEEEMRRIFTCHKEKRTDPRADSEDQED from the coding sequence ATGGCTGATAGCAACAGCAGAGGGATGGAGAGGAACAGGGGGAGGATGGCGCCGGACTCGGCTCCCCGGGGCGTGTATCCTCAGCCGTACCTTCACCCCGGCGTGCAGGGCATAGAGATCCAGGAGCTGGCCTCGAAGCGCGTAGACATCCAGAAGAAGCGTTTCTACCTGGACGTGAAGCAGAGCGCTCGGGGCCGCTTCCTGAAGATCGCCGAGGTGTGGATCGGCAGAGGCCGGCACGACAACATTAGGAAGAGCAAGCTGACGCTTTCCATGTCCATGGCCCCGGACCTGAGGTACTGCCTGGGCGACTTCATCGATTATTACGCCCACATCGGCCTGCGCAGCACCCAGATGGCGCGGCCGGAGGAGCAGAGCAACGGGCAGAGCGGCCGGCCACACGATGCGCGTCGGAGGCAGCCGGAGCACCATCCGCACGGCGCGCCGCTCTCCCCGACCGGCTCCGGCGCATCGGAGGAGCACGCCCACCGGGTGCTCAAGAGCGAGTTCATCGAGCGGGACAACAGAAAATACTATCTGGACCTAAAGGAGAACCAGCGCGGCCGCTTCCTCCGGATCAGGCAGACTGTCAGCAGGGGACACGGCACCATGGGCTACTACGGCCAGGGCATTGAACAGACCATCGTGCTGCCCGCACAAGGGCTCATCGAGTTTCGAGACGCCCTGTCGCAGCTGATCGAGGACTACGGGGACGAGGACGCCGACGAGCGGGGCCGGCCCACTCGGAACCACGACGAGTCCCCAGAGCTGCCCGAGGCCGTGTCCTTCCGGGTGGACAACAAGAGGTTCTACTTCGACGTGGGCTCCAACAGGTACGGCGTCTTCCTGAAGATCAGCGAGGTGCGGCAGCCGTACAGGAACACCATCACTGTGCCCCTCAAGGCCTGGGCCAGGTTTGGGGACAACTTCATCAGGTACGAGGAGGAGATGCGCCGGATCTTCACCTGCCACAAGGAGAAGAGGACAGATCCCCGGGCTGACAGCGAAGACCAAGAGGATTGA